Genomic window (Spirochaetales bacterium):
GACAATGTCGACATTCCCGTTACAATTTGCATCCGCATTCGATGCATTGAAATTCGCAGGGTCAAGACCGACATAATACTGGGCCACGAGTAATGCGTCGACAATATCGATACTTCCGTTTGAGTTCACATCACCGATATATTCCGTTCCCGGCGGAGTAGTCGGCGTTGCC
Coding sequences:
- a CDS encoding dockerin type I repeat-containing protein — its product is ATPTTPPGTEYIGDVNSNGSIDIVDALLVAQYYVGLDPANFNASNADANCNGNVDIVDALLIARYYVGLIAEFC